The following proteins are co-located in the Polystyrenella longa genome:
- the rpmC gene encoding 50S ribosomal protein L29 codes for MSTAAELREMNEEQLNAVLTETQKELFQLRFQSTTEKLEAPSELKKMRREVARIKTIQSERLKANS; via the coding sequence ATGAGTACGGCTGCAGAACTTCGAGAAATGAATGAAGAACAACTAAATGCTGTTCTGACTGAAACTCAAAAAGAGCTCTTCCAGTTACGTTTTCAGTCAACGACTGAAAAACTGGAAGCTCCTAGTGAGCTGAAAAAAATGCGTCGTGAAGTCGCTCGAATTAAAACGATTCAATCTGAGCGACTCAAAGCCAACAGTTAA
- the rplP gene encoding 50S ribosomal protein L16: MALMPRRVKHRKSQRRRIKGNASRGNTVSFGDWGLQSLDPGHITGQTIEACRIAATQYVRGEGKVYIRIFPQKSVTARPLETRMGKGKGDPDRWVAVIRPGTIMFELTGVDKEAARDCFNRVAHKLPVRVRLVGRRPKI; this comes from the coding sequence ATGGCACTAATGCCAAGACGGGTCAAGCATCGAAAAAGCCAAAGAAGACGCATAAAAGGTAACGCCTCTCGGGGTAATACTGTCTCTTTTGGTGATTGGGGACTCCAGTCTTTAGACCCCGGACATATCACTGGACAAACTATTGAAGCCTGCCGTATTGCAGCGACTCAATATGTCCGTGGTGAAGGTAAAGTCTACATTCGGATTTTTCCGCAAAAATCGGTAACAGCTCGACCACTTGAAACTCGTATGGGTAAAGGTAAAGGGGATCCGGATCGCTGGGTAGCAGTGATTCGTCCTGGAACCATTATGTTTGAACTGACTGGTGTCGATAAGGAAGCGGCTCGCGATTGTTTTAATCGTGTGGCTCATAAACTTCCGGTACGAGTACGGTTGGTTGGACGTCGACCCAAGATTTAG
- the rpsC gene encoding 30S ribosomal protein S3: MGQKVHPTGFRLGIAEEWRSRWYASKKDFGKLLVEDQKIRQFIKKKYQFAGIPKIEIERTRDQVVLLLHTSRPGILIGRKGQEVDKLKAELEDLTGRRMELKIKEINAPMRNAKLVADDIAQQLLKRGSFRRAMKRSLDQVMEAGVYGVKIQISGRLGGAEMSRTEKATRGSVPLSTLRRRIDYGLTEALTPQGIIGIKVWIDLGDITEEDNTDGTNAKTGQASKKPKKTHKR; the protein is encoded by the coding sequence ATGGGTCAAAAAGTACACCCTACCGGTTTTCGACTTGGTATTGCGGAAGAATGGCGAAGCCGCTGGTACGCCTCGAAGAAGGACTTCGGAAAACTTTTGGTTGAAGATCAGAAGATCCGCCAGTTCATCAAAAAGAAATATCAGTTCGCCGGTATTCCGAAAATTGAAATCGAAAGAACTCGCGACCAGGTTGTCTTATTACTTCACACCTCTCGTCCCGGTATTTTGATCGGTCGAAAAGGACAGGAAGTTGACAAGCTGAAAGCAGAACTGGAAGATTTGACCGGTCGCCGAATGGAGTTGAAGATCAAAGAGATCAATGCTCCGATGCGAAACGCTAAACTTGTTGCAGACGACATTGCTCAACAGTTGCTCAAACGAGGTAGTTTTCGTAGAGCAATGAAACGGTCTCTGGACCAGGTAATGGAAGCTGGCGTGTACGGAGTTAAAATTCAGATTTCGGGACGACTCGGCGGTGCCGAGATGTCACGAACGGAAAAAGCAACTCGCGGTTCCGTTCCACTGTCGACTTTACGTCGACGAATCGATTACGGCTTAACGGAAGCACTGACTCCTCAGGGAATCATTGGTATTAAAGTTTGGATTGACTTAGGCGACATTACAGAAGAGGACAACACCGATGGCACTAATGCCAAGACGGGTCAAGCATCGAAAAAGCCAAAGAAGACGCATAAAAGGTAA
- the rplV gene encoding 50S ribosomal protein L22, with the protein MAVIKASHKNARISATKVRPFADMIRGMSAVEGLNALRYVPNRGAKMLEKVLKSVVANAEDKGARNVGSLKIVEARVDGGPMIKRIQPRARGTAFIIRRRASHIHIALDAPEIV; encoded by the coding sequence ATGGCGGTTATTAAGGCGAGTCACAAAAATGCTCGAATCTCTGCCACAAAGGTTCGTCCCTTTGCAGATATGATTCGTGGTATGAGTGCGGTCGAAGGGCTGAATGCATTGCGATACGTACCAAACCGTGGTGCAAAAATGCTTGAAAAGGTCCTGAAGTCGGTCGTGGCTAACGCGGAAGACAAAGGGGCCCGTAATGTGGGTTCGCTGAAAATTGTGGAAGCTCGAGTCGATGGCGGCCCGATGATTAAACGAATTCAGCCACGAGCTCGTGGGACGGCTTTTATTATCCGTCGCCGCGCTTCTCACATTCATATCGCACTTGATGCTCCTGAGATTGTGTAA
- the rpsS gene encoding 30S ribosomal protein S19 has product MGRSLKKGPFVDAKLLQKIAKLDETGAKQPIKTWARRSTISPEFIGHTFLVHNGRAHLQVYVTEDMVGHKLGEFSLTRTFRGHGARGKK; this is encoded by the coding sequence ATGGGTCGGTCCCTTAAAAAAGGTCCTTTCGTTGACGCCAAGCTGCTGCAGAAGATTGCCAAGCTCGATGAGACTGGTGCAAAGCAGCCGATTAAAACCTGGGCGCGAAGGTCAACCATTTCACCTGAATTTATCGGTCATACATTCCTGGTCCACAACGGCCGGGCACATCTTCAAGTCTACGTGACGGAAGATATGGTTGGACATAAATTGGGTGAATTTTCCCTGACGCGGACTTTCCGTGGTCATGGTGCTCGCGGTAAGAAATAA
- the rplB gene encoding 50S ribosomal protein L2, which yields MGIRYYKPTSAGRRGASVSDFAEITDRKKRPEKSLVVRLRRAGGRNNQGKITSRHRGGGHKRLYRIIDFKRTKDGIPATVAFIEYDPNRTARIALLHYADGEKRYILAPEGLVAGAKVISGDSAEPEVGNCMQLKNIPLGSAIHNIEMQPGKGGQMARSAGTSAVLNASEDKWAQITLPSGEVRRLPSTCRATIGEIGNSEHQNITLGKAGRKRWMGRRPHVRGTAMNPVAHPMGGGEGRNSGGRHPCSPTGKLAKGGGTRKRKKASSKAIVRRRKSRRYGTLKV from the coding sequence ATGGGTATTCGATATTACAAACCGACATCAGCTGGTCGACGCGGTGCATCCGTTTCTGACTTCGCTGAAATTACGGATCGTAAAAAGAGGCCAGAAAAGTCTCTGGTAGTTCGACTAAGAAGAGCCGGCGGTCGGAATAATCAGGGTAAAATCACCTCGCGTCATCGTGGTGGTGGGCATAAGCGACTTTATCGTATTATCGATTTTAAACGAACCAAAGACGGTATTCCCGCAACGGTTGCTTTTATCGAGTACGACCCAAACCGTACTGCTCGTATTGCTTTATTGCACTACGCTGACGGTGAGAAACGATACATCCTGGCACCAGAAGGTTTGGTTGCTGGTGCAAAGGTTATCAGCGGCGACAGCGCAGAACCGGAAGTCGGTAACTGCATGCAGTTGAAAAATATACCGCTGGGTTCCGCCATTCATAACATTGAAATGCAACCAGGCAAAGGTGGCCAAATGGCCCGAAGTGCCGGTACATCAGCAGTGTTGAATGCGAGTGAAGACAAATGGGCTCAGATTACGCTTCCTTCTGGTGAGGTTCGTCGTCTACCCAGTACCTGTCGCGCCACTATCGGCGAGATTGGTAATAGTGAACACCAGAACATTACGCTTGGAAAAGCGGGTCGTAAACGCTGGATGGGTCGTCGTCCCCACGTTCGTGGTACTGCGATGAATCCGGTAGCTCATCCGATGGGTGGTGGTGAAGGCCGCAATAGTGGTGGACGTCATCCTTGTAGCCCGACGGGTAAACTGGCCAAAGGGGGCGGAACTCGTAAACGTAAAAAAGCTTCTTCCAAAGCGATTGTACGACGACGTAAATCACGTCGTTATGGAACACTCAAAGTTTGA
- the rplW gene encoding 50S ribosomal protein L23 has protein sequence MSAKTSGITLEPHQVVLKPLVTEKGTHISEKYNTYTFAVHSDANKTDIKKAVETLWGVKVIGVRTQNHQGKTRRHKMMLGKTKSWKKAFVQLHDDDRISFF, from the coding sequence ATGTCTGCCAAAACAAGTGGAATTACCCTCGAGCCACATCAGGTTGTTTTAAAACCGCTCGTGACTGAAAAAGGGACCCACATCTCTGAGAAATACAATACCTACACTTTCGCAGTGCATTCTGATGCCAATAAAACGGACATCAAAAAAGCAGTCGAAACATTGTGGGGCGTCAAGGTGATCGGAGTTCGTACTCAGAATCATCAGGGCAAAACTCGTCGACATAAAATGATGCTTGGTAAAACCAAGAGTTGGAAAAAGGCTTTCGTACAATTGCACGATGATGATCGAATTTCGTTCTTCTAA
- the rplD gene encoding 50S ribosomal protein L4 → MASIAIKNMSGDEVGSFDYDLDALSPEINKQLLHDVVVMYEANKRVGTVKTKGRGEVAGSTKKLFRQKGTGRARAGASRTPVRKGGGHTFAKTPKDWTYRLPKKAVRLATRMALRSKFEDNQVCLVDSLSVDGPKTKLIADTLKTLGLASKSVLMVIPEYNIDLWRSSRNIEQLQVSPTNFLNAYDLLHQHELIITKDALESLLNPAAVTA, encoded by the coding sequence ATGGCCTCGATAGCGATTAAAAATATGAGCGGCGACGAAGTCGGGTCGTTTGATTACGATCTGGACGCTTTGTCTCCTGAAATCAATAAGCAATTGCTACACGATGTTGTGGTGATGTACGAAGCCAACAAGCGTGTTGGTACCGTTAAAACCAAGGGGCGTGGCGAAGTCGCAGGTAGTACGAAGAAGCTGTTCCGTCAAAAAGGAACTGGGCGAGCTCGTGCTGGTGCCAGCCGGACACCTGTCCGAAAAGGTGGTGGCCATACCTTCGCTAAAACTCCTAAAGACTGGACATATCGTCTTCCTAAAAAGGCGGTTCGTCTGGCGACAAGAATGGCTCTTCGAAGTAAATTTGAAGACAATCAGGTTTGCCTGGTTGATAGTCTTTCAGTAGACGGCCCCAAAACTAAGTTGATCGCAGATACACTGAAGACTTTAGGTTTGGCAAGCAAAAGTGTCCTGATGGTTATTCCGGAATACAATATTGATCTGTGGCGATCGTCGCGCAACATAGAGCAGTTGCAAGTTTCGCCTACGAATTTCCTGAATGCCTATGATCTGCTGCACCAACATGAGTTGATCATTACTAAAGACGCGTTGGAATCACTGTTGAATCCAGCTGCTGTTACTGCCTGA
- the rplC gene encoding 50S ribosomal protein L3: MPVGLLGQKIGMTQVYNESGVLVPVTVIQAGPCSVLQVRTLERDGYEAVQIGYGDKPRRLAIRSERGHVASISSKRRKTREEAGVELLGKAGCEPKKFIKEFRTDGENCDLEVGAELTVTHLADLKFIDVIGTSKGRGFAGVMKRHNFSGQRASHGVKRVHRHGGSIGQSADPSRVMKGTKMPGRYGSVQRTVRYLEVVRLDEENNLVLVKGAIPGPNGGEVILRHSTKNRYKNQK; the protein is encoded by the coding sequence ATGCCTGTTGGATTGCTCGGCCAGAAAATTGGTATGACGCAAGTGTACAATGAGAGTGGAGTACTGGTTCCAGTGACAGTCATTCAGGCTGGCCCTTGTTCTGTGCTTCAGGTACGTACGCTTGAGCGTGATGGCTACGAAGCGGTGCAGATTGGGTATGGTGATAAACCTCGCCGTCTTGCGATACGGAGTGAACGCGGTCATGTGGCCTCGATTTCCAGTAAGCGTCGTAAAACACGTGAAGAAGCTGGAGTTGAGTTGCTCGGCAAGGCTGGCTGTGAGCCCAAAAAGTTTATTAAAGAGTTTCGTACTGATGGAGAGAATTGTGATCTCGAAGTGGGAGCAGAATTGACTGTCACTCACTTGGCTGACCTCAAGTTCATCGATGTGATTGGTACGAGTAAAGGTCGCGGTTTCGCGGGTGTTATGAAACGGCATAATTTTTCCGGTCAGCGAGCCTCTCACGGTGTGAAACGAGTTCACCGTCATGGTGGTTCCATTGGTCAAAGTGCTGACCCTTCCCGCGTAATGAAGGGTACGAAAATGCCTGGGCGATACGGCAGTGTCCAACGGACAGTGCGGTATCTCGAGGTTGTTCGGCTCGACGAAGAAAACAATCTTGTCTTAGTGAAAGGGGCTATTCCTGGCCCTAATGGTGGTGAAGTAATTCTCCGTCACAGTACTAAGAATCGTTACAAAAATCAGAAGTAA
- the rpsJ gene encoding 30S ribosomal protein S10: MAAAATQERIRIRMEAYDHSVLDQSASDIVDTAKRTGAEVHGPIPLPTRIERYTVLRSPHIDKKSREQFEIRTHKRLIDIIQPTGKTIDALNKLSLPAGVDIKIKASAGS, from the coding sequence GTGGCCGCTGCTGCGACACAGGAACGAATTCGCATCCGTATGGAAGCGTACGATCACTCAGTTCTGGATCAATCGGCATCTGATATTGTCGATACCGCGAAGCGGACCGGTGCTGAAGTGCATGGTCCAATTCCTCTTCCGACTCGAATTGAACGGTATACGGTATTGCGTAGTCCGCATATTGACAAGAAGTCGCGAGAGCAGTTCGAGATTCGAACTCACAAGCGATTGATAGATATTATTCAGCCAACTGGCAAGACTATCGATGCGCTGAATAAGCTTTCGTTGCCAGCGGGTGTCGACATCAAGATTAAAGCTTCAGCAGGTAGCTAA
- the fusA gene encoding elongation factor G, translated as MDTELENIRNIGIIAHIDAGKTTTTERVLYYSGASHRMGSVDDGTTTTDFDEEEAKRGITIYSAAITCHWRDKTINLIDTPGHVDFTAEVERSLRVLDGAIVVFSAVEGVEAQSETVWRQANHYKVPRVCFINKMDRIGADFEQTFDEIKSRLEAHPIAMQVPMGAGSAPAPGYLTGIIDLYKMKALYFDPESKGADMREEEIPEEFQGLAEEWRSRLIEEVAQLDESLLEVYLETEDVPYDLFQKTLRAATLRGEVQPLFCGSSLDFIGVQPILDAVSDYLPSPLDMPPVEGDDPSGKKQGKLKRDCNPEEQFCGLVFKVVTDQHGEFHFIRVYSGTLKSGSRVLNPRTGKKELVSQLRRVQADSREKIETDEVYAGDIIGVIGLKDVATGDTLCDSKHPIALENIVFPETVISMAVEPDSSAERKKLEEVLDKLSRQDPTFKAKVSEETGQTIISGMGELHLEILKNRMEHDFNLKIKVHKPRVSYRETIKKAQEVSGEFSRTANSVTQYAQVKLRVEPSEEDAVKVESKLKPDALPPKMAELLKQSIKDVTQAGGAVGYPLIRVKLTILDVDYREGETTDVALQAAAGNAVYEALGKAGAVLLEPMMRLKVTTPHEFLGNIQSDLNARRALIVNSVQKGSLTVMEAEAALSQMFGYSTQVRSLSQGRASYSMEPLKYAEAPAEVLRDMMS; from the coding sequence ATGGATACGGAACTCGAAAATATACGTAACATTGGAATCATCGCGCATATTGACGCGGGGAAAACAACAACGACAGAACGGGTGCTGTATTATTCGGGCGCGTCTCATCGCATGGGAAGTGTTGATGATGGCACGACGACCACTGACTTTGATGAAGAGGAGGCGAAGCGGGGAATTACGATTTATTCCGCTGCGATTACTTGTCACTGGCGGGATAAAACCATCAATCTGATCGATACGCCTGGGCACGTCGACTTTACGGCGGAAGTCGAGCGCAGTTTACGCGTGCTTGATGGTGCCATCGTTGTCTTCAGTGCTGTGGAAGGTGTGGAAGCGCAGAGCGAGACTGTTTGGCGGCAAGCAAATCATTACAAGGTTCCACGCGTCTGCTTCATAAATAAGATGGACCGAATTGGCGCTGACTTTGAGCAAACATTCGATGAGATTAAATCGCGATTAGAGGCGCACCCCATCGCCATGCAGGTGCCAATGGGAGCAGGTTCCGCTCCTGCACCGGGGTATCTCACGGGGATTATTGATCTCTATAAAATGAAGGCCCTGTACTTCGATCCGGAGAGTAAAGGGGCGGACATGCGTGAAGAGGAGATCCCGGAAGAGTTTCAGGGCCTGGCGGAAGAGTGGCGTTCAAGACTGATTGAAGAAGTGGCGCAGCTGGATGAGTCTCTATTGGAAGTCTACCTGGAAACGGAAGATGTACCCTACGATCTATTCCAGAAGACACTTCGTGCGGCGACGCTGCGAGGTGAAGTGCAGCCCCTCTTCTGTGGTTCATCGCTCGACTTTATTGGTGTGCAGCCGATTCTGGATGCGGTTTCTGATTACCTGCCCAGCCCGTTGGATATGCCACCAGTGGAGGGGGACGATCCTTCAGGTAAGAAGCAGGGCAAACTGAAACGCGACTGCAATCCTGAAGAGCAATTCTGCGGGCTGGTCTTTAAAGTTGTCACTGACCAGCATGGTGAGTTTCATTTCATTCGCGTCTACTCCGGTACATTGAAGTCGGGGAGTCGGGTATTGAATCCTCGTACTGGAAAAAAAGAATTGGTGTCGCAGTTGCGTCGAGTTCAGGCCGACTCCCGTGAAAAGATTGAGACTGATGAGGTCTATGCTGGTGATATTATCGGTGTGATTGGCTTGAAGGATGTCGCAACAGGCGACACGTTATGTGATAGCAAGCATCCGATTGCACTGGAGAACATCGTCTTTCCAGAGACGGTTATCTCCATGGCGGTCGAGCCGGACTCGAGTGCCGAACGTAAGAAATTGGAGGAGGTTCTTGATAAGCTTTCTCGCCAGGATCCAACCTTTAAGGCAAAGGTGAGCGAAGAGACTGGGCAAACAATTATCAGTGGTATGGGGGAGCTGCACCTGGAGATTCTGAAGAACAGAATGGAGCATGACTTCAATCTCAAGATTAAAGTTCATAAGCCTCGGGTCAGTTATCGTGAAACTATTAAAAAGGCACAGGAAGTCTCGGGAGAGTTCAGTCGTACCGCAAACAGTGTGACGCAGTATGCCCAGGTTAAGTTGCGAGTCGAACCGAGCGAGGAAGATGCCGTTAAGGTGGAGAGTAAGCTGAAGCCCGACGCGCTTCCTCCCAAAATGGCCGAGCTACTAAAGCAATCGATCAAAGATGTGACCCAGGCAGGAGGGGCGGTTGGTTATCCGCTGATCCGGGTCAAATTGACCATTCTCGATGTGGACTACCGGGAAGGGGAAACGACGGATGTTGCTCTCCAAGCCGCCGCCGGAAATGCCGTGTATGAAGCTCTTGGAAAAGCAGGGGCTGTTCTACTCGAGCCAATGATGAGATTGAAAGTAACTACTCCGCATGAATTCCTGGGCAATATTCAATCAGACTTAAATGCCCGCCGGGCGCTGATTGTGAACTCAGTGCAAAAGGGGAGCCTGACTGTAATGGAGGCAGAAGCCGCCTTGTCACAAATGTTTGGGTATTCTACCCAGGTTCGCAGTCTTTCCCAGGGGCGCGCTTCTTACTCAATGGAGCCGTTGAAGTATGCCGAGGCTCCGGCGGAAGTGTTGAGGGATATGATGTCGTAG
- the rpsG gene encoding 30S ribosomal protein S7: protein MAKRFTASATQLKPDPRFESKLVSKFVNCLMLDGKKTVASGVFYDAMDIIEEKLPEEDLLDVFTRAVENVKPHMEVRSKRVGGANYQVPTPVNPKRQQTLAIRWILKAVRDRKGRPTAVSLADELMAAFRREGTAITTRENIHRMAEANKAFAHFAW from the coding sequence ATGGCGAAGCGATTTACGGCCAGCGCAACACAGCTGAAACCAGATCCCCGGTTTGAATCCAAACTGGTTTCCAAATTTGTAAACTGCCTGATGTTGGACGGCAAGAAAACAGTCGCCTCAGGTGTCTTTTATGACGCCATGGACATCATCGAGGAAAAACTGCCCGAAGAGGATCTTCTGGATGTCTTCACGCGAGCAGTTGAAAACGTCAAACCCCATATGGAAGTTCGTTCCAAGCGAGTTGGTGGTGCCAACTACCAGGTTCCGACTCCTGTGAATCCTAAACGTCAGCAGACTCTGGCGATTCGCTGGATTCTCAAAGCAGTTCGCGATCGTAAAGGTCGTCCCACCGCAGTGAGCCTGGCGGATGAGTTGATGGCGGCTTTCCGTCGTGAAGGTACTGCGATCACGACTCGTGAAAACATTCACCGTATGGCAGAAGCCAACAAAGCTTTTGCTCACTTCGCCTGGTAA